The nucleotide window gatggataagattaggactGATGATATTTGGGAGAAAGCGTGCATGGcccccattgatgacaagatgcgggaagcaagactcaggtGGTTCGGGcacgttcagaggagaagcccaaaTGCTCTGGTAAGGAGGTGCGAACGACTGGTTGTGGAGGGCTCGAGAAGagggtagagggcggcctaagaagtattggggggaggtgattaggcaggatatggcgatgcttcagatttccgaggacatgacacttgatagaaacatgtggaggtcgagtattaaagTTGTAGGCTAGGAGatagttgagtcttgccttatGCCATAACTTTGGGAGACTAGTTTGGTAGGGATACTATTTTGCTTTTACTTTGTATCATTCCTCTTGATTTtatgttttcttatttttcatatatatatgtatattatttttgtggtgttactaatattgtattcttttgtctttttatcttcttgagccgagggtctttcggaaacagtctctctactccttcgagataggggtaaggtctgcgtacacattacccttcccagaccccactaatgagatttcactggattgttgttgttgttgttgttgtcaaaaCAGAAAGCGTAACAATTCTAAAGCATTTAGTTAAACATAAAAGGAATACATTGATGTTCTTGTCAAAATTTCAGTTCACTTAGTAGTATGGTTTGAAAAGAAAAACAGGAGCAAAAGTATAAGATAAGCAATGAAGAAGATTTATTGAATTCAGATCTTCTTTCTGAAGGAGGCAtcaattttaatcatttaacaaattcattttatcatttttagttGTTGCGCGAGCATGACTGCATGAGTCCCTAATTTGTTAGAATATGGTTCGCCAAttacagcctctctacccttcggggtagaggtaaggtctgcgtacatattaccctccccatatcccacttgtgggattttactgggtcgttgttgttgttgtatggttCGCCAATTAATCCAATTTGGTCATCACAATCAAATGTTACACTATAGGAAGAAGAAAAACTTGATTATACAGCAAATGGAAAAATAGGAGCTTTATGTTCCAATGGTATGATTCAAAAATTAACAAGTATAAGTAAATTACAGAAAAATAGGCTTTTGTCCTACTCAATTGAAAATTTAATGCAATTAGGCTTTTGTCCTACTTAATTAATATAATAAGTAATGGATCCCTCACTTGACACACTAGTGATTAATTTTTTCAGGTAACGCTTACTCTAAATTATCTTTACATTTATTTTAGAATAAATACAACACACAAGTATGCCTCTCATTCGCTGCACAAGAAGCAGTCGGTCTAAGGTGACCACTATATTCTTCTCCTTATCTTCTAGAAACATGGTTTACAAATTTCAAAGTATCAGTCTCCTACATTTATGGTACCGTATATTTCTCCAAATCTCCTCCCTACGTTTCTCTCTCCCAACTCCACACCCTCACCCACGTATCACCACACACCCAGAAACCAGAAAAACAATTGAAACCCTCTGCTAAATCAGAAAAACAATTGAAACCCTCTACCATTAACGTCCAAAATCAAGATTTTTTCTTCTACAACTAGTCAAAAttgaagtcaaatcttcaaagtttcatACACAACAATAACTTTTGATGGTTATGATTTCGGGTTCCTTCAGTAATAtaagaggaaaggaaaagagagcaacaattccaccattgaccgccattaaaaagctttgaagctttgaattcaaatttgggttttcaaaaatcattatttgtttggattgggtgttgttgtaaataattgagaatatggtttggagttttatatttcaattttgaggggttttgatgaagattagacttggttttggctgaatttcaaatTGAAATACGAAGAAGAcgtatattgcagaaattgtagaaaaattgtagataaattgaagaaaaattgtagactgttgtttatttatttttcttgaagaaaaattgcagaaatatttttttggattccaTATTTAGCATAGCAGTTTCGTAAGGAATAACAAGAGCATACAGGAGAATCACAGAATTGTAGCATAATCGGGATTTTCGATataattgcgttttttgcagaaaatttgtagaagttttagtcatttttgatttatgaaaatagaaaacaaagcatctataATCAggatacaaataatctacaatttatcgataaaatatctacaaactgggtacattaaattttaatatcccaattctcagtcaattgtagcataattgggattttcgacataattgcgttttttgcagaagattagtagaaattgtagtcgttttttatttgtgaaaacagaaaacaaagcatctacaatcagaatacaaataatctaccatttatctacaaaatatctacaaactgggtacattaaattttaatatctcaattctcattcaattgtagcataattgagatttttgacataattgctttttttcagaagatttgtagaagttttagtcatttttttatttgtgaaaacagaaaataaagcatctacaattagaatacaaataatctacaatttatctacaaaatatctacaaactaggtacatatttggactcgacaTGCTTCCCCTGAAATGTATGTTTCACATTTTTGATATATATTTTTGTTCAAAACAGTACTAAATCatccacttaaatacaatttttatacaatgttgttcaactttcatacaataggtaaatgaataaaagaaaaataaataaacaacagtctacaatttttcttcaatttctgcaatatatgtcttcttcttcttattctttttcgagtttcaatctgaaattcagtcaaaaccaaatctaatcttcaccaaaacccctcaaaattgaaatataaactccaaacaatattctctGTTATTTtcaacaatacccaatccaaacaaataatgatttttgaaaacccaaatttgaattcaaagctttcaagctttttaatggctgtcaatggtggaattgttgttctcttttcctttgctttgtattactgaaatttggacataattgcgtttgatgtagaagaattgtagaagatttagtcgtttttgatttgtgaattgTAGAAGAATAATCAATTCATTTTTGAATTGTAGAAGAATAATTGCGTTTGATGTAGAGACGCTAAATTTGAAACGAAACTGACGAAGAAGATTAATGTGCGTGATTTGCGTTTGGAAgatctggaagaatatttaatCCCCCAATTTTAGCGCGCCTAAATTAGAAAGCCTACAGctacaatgattccttatttaatgcatggtctatattttgtagaaatactattagcatgaagggtaatatgcagactatgaacatatttggtaatatagtttcctatatggtataggaacaAAAATTTCCCAAATATAGAACGGATAATGGCGAGTTGAGTGCTTTCAAACAACAACCACCACCCCAACTTAATTCCATACGtgaggtctgaggagggtagtgtgtacgcagcccTACCCCAACCCTATaaaggcagagaggttgtttccgatagacaaTTAATGAAAATCAAAATGAGTTTCCTCTTTTCTCTTGGGGGTGAGGAGTGGTGGTTGTTGCAAATAAACTTTTGGTATAACAAGATGATCTTTTCACATAAGAGCGAGTTAAGAAGTAGACTTCTAAATTTCAACCTAGAAGCACAATGGAAGCATGATAATCTTGAGTTCATCGATAAAATGTACTTACAAGATTGTGATAAACCTCAAGACCAAACAACCAAACATTATGATAGGTACAAGAAAAGATACATCAGCTGCTCAAGATAGAATCACCATTTGTAATAGGTGCCTCACTCAACTGTTGCGCAGAACTTGAACCATTAACTTCAGTGAGACCACCTGATTCGGAGATTTTAGTAATCCTCTGCAAGTCATCTGATATTTCTGAGGAACGAGCCATTAACTCATCATCGGTCAGCTTTTCTTTCTGAAACAAAGTCTTTTTAGGTTGTCGGATGGCTGCAGCTGCTTCTGCCATTACAACTGGAGGTGGCTGGGGAGGAACCCAGGATCGCTGAACTGGTCGTACCTCGGTTAGTGGAGCAGTAGATCCAAACTTCTGTTCGTTCACAGCTTCGATTTCTGTTATTCTGGCATTCTTGCGTTGCCACCAAGGCGTTGAACTGTCTCCATTCATCGGATTGTTTTGATACCCATAATTCGAGCCATCGCCACTCCCTTGAGATTGGAGAAGATTCCCTGAACTGTTTTGACTTTGGCCAATTTCCCAAGGCTGTTCACAATCAACATAGTAAGGTCCATCACATATTAGGCAAGGGAAAATACATCAAATAGAAAGGTCTATCACAAAGAGATAAAACCATAATTTTGCTATCCAAATCAAAGTGAAAGTTGTATAAAAATCTATACAATGACGGGCATACTCCATAAACATCAAATGCAGTGAATAATTAGAAAATAACGTCAGTTAAGGATCATTACTTCTATTGCTTTAGGTTTGAGCTACAAAAAGGAAGTTTTCGAGGGGAAGATGGTGTCCAAAAGTTTATCATGTTGTCCAAATGCAGGCTGCACACTGACTTACAGAAAATGGAACCAGCAGGACCAAACAAATAAACACagcaaaaaattagaatttaagGTTAGAGGTTCAGATAATGAATTTCTAAGTCTTATCCGCGAAAAAAGTAAATTATGAGAATCCCAATACTGTAggtaaaaaaaatggaaagagaaAGAGACCTTAGGCTTTGGACCAACACGAGGCTCTGGTACAGGCGGGTTAGGATTTGGTGGCTGGTCATTTATATCCTGCAACAAAAGATGTATACAGGTAAGAGCACAAAAGTTCCACAAAAACTTAAGGTCATGTCTATTGGAGAAATCAGAAGCCCAGACTCACTCGGATGTTCGACGGCTTTTCTCCTCTTTGAATCATAGCCATGATCTACAAAATAATTGTAAAGTTAGATTAACTGATTCCCTAACTCTTCCCAGGGAGAATCTAACATAATTTTCTAGCCTCTTAATTCAGAAGAAAGCCAAACAAATTGAATGAGCTGAAAAGCCGTCGAGTTCATTTCTCCTTGTTCAACTTTTCATCCCCTCCATTGAAAGCATGGCCCTTGAAATCAAAAGGAACACCCACCCCGTTCTTCCTTTCAATAGCGTTTCAAAGGGAGCCAGACAGAAATATATAAATGATAAGTTAATCTAAACACTCTACATGACAGCAAAAGGTAAGGTTGACAGGCTTTCAGATCAGACATATTTGAACAACAAAGTTGCTTGCCCACCTTGGTTAAAACAGGAAAGATAGATGAGGAACTAGAGAAGAGACAATTTATTAGTTTAGAAAATCAGTAACAACCCAGATGATGGAAGAACTTACATCCATATAAGATTTTGGGTGGGGTGCAACAGATGGCTCCACAGATGCTGGTGGTGACAAAGATCTCACTGCAAAAAAGACTCGAATCACACAGAATCAGCAGAAAAAGAACTAGTAATATGATAAGATCAATCAGCAGCAAGATATTAGAACCTGAATGTGCATCAACATCCAGTTCTCCATTAGCATAGGATTGCTGTACCATCAAAGAATATCAAAAGGAGAAGTTTAAAAGCCAATGAgattaatcaaaaataaaatgcAAGTCTATTTGTAACTATACAGCTCACCCTAGAATGTGAAACCAAGATTCTTCGATCATCTTGTTCCATAGCAGGTCTTCTTCCAGAAGTACTACTTTTCCCTGAATGCACAGAAATTCCAATCAGGTACCTGGTGCTTGCTATGCATCATACCATTCCTTTATCCTTCTTTATATTCTTTGAGGTTGTTGGAGGATAAGGAATATGAAAATAGAATACTCAATCATGAATAAAAGCAGGCAAAAACCCATTTCTTTGTTTCCAGTTTATCGGGACCTAGGGGGCCATCGTCACTCTGATCAAGCAAATGCAAAAGTTTCCAAATTAAAATATCTGGTCTTTTCTGCTTGAGGGTCAAATTTTTTACAGAAACCACTAAAGTGATATAAAATTATAAACCATTACGACAGCTTAAGCTGCATAGAAGCTCCTCAGAATATAGGCACCATCACGAGATCTACATAGAGTGAGAGAGGAGACACATTTGAGACACTATAAATATGCACTGACACGTGCAAGCAGAAACTGGAGtgtttaatcacatataaatacCAAGTCCTAAAGCCAAAAAGATCTAAAGCAAAGTAGCCAAACCTCAAAGGAAGGTGGAACCAGCAAAAGTTCCTATCTATTTCTCTCTCTCCCTCCCTCCCTTTATCTCTCAATTACGGGCGCCTATTACTCTTTAATCTCAGTAAGTGAAGCTAGAAGTCTACACATTATATCCCCCTATTTTTTCAAAACGCATCTGCTAACTTGCATGAATGTTACTTCTAACAGCAATGAATGGTCAAAAGGGACATACTTTATACCTTAACCATTTTTTTCCAAATAGTGACTGGAAAGGTAAAAGGGAGAAAAAAGAGACAAACTGGTAGCAGAAGCATGTTCTGGAAGCAACTCTGTCCTCACCTTCCAGCTTTTGTAAGGCACTACTCATTGATTTCATCTCTCGTACTTGGTAGTTTAGCAGGTTTGTTAGCTCCTCAAAGTACCTTTTCTCTGTGGAGAACAACAGGTTAAATCGCCAAGAAGATTATTCATCGCAAAATACTAATGATTGGATAAGCTTAGCATTGGTATGCACTAAAGTGCAAGGAAGAAAAAATGTTTCAGCATTAATGGCGGAGAACTTTATCAACAAACCTTCAGTTTTTGATGCCAGCATCTCCTGACTTGCACGGGCCACATCAGCAGCAGCTGCTGCAGCTGCTTTTGCAGCAAGAGCCGCTTCTTCTACTAAACTTGGTTTTCCCTTCACAACACCTTTTTCATATTCTTCTTCCATTACAACTTTGCGAATCCAAGACTTAAACCGGGGTATAATCGTATGCTGCCAAAAGCACATTATCATTTTAAGTGAGGTGATAGTGATGCTAGCAATACAATACATAGGCTAGAAGCATTCCAAAGATTGATTCATACCAAGAATTGAAATCCTTGTTCAGTAACTTGAACATTAGAATCTAATCGAATCACAGAATGGAAGAGTCGGAATGATATTCATTACTGGGTGAGTTAAGATAATAGTCTTAAGAATCGTCCTACTTATTACAGTATGAACAATTCTCAACTGActtcaattgtcaaatatatCATCATGGAACTATTGATCAAAATCAAATGTATATGAACTTCTTAGGTTTGCTTTAGGTTTCTCAATGACCTAAAAGGTGAAATATATTTTCATGGTCACTATTCCATCCCCGCGCAAAAAGTTTCCTATATCAGAGCAAAATCACATTCAAGAAATACTTGAACAGTCCAATATCAGCTCTTATGGATTGCTATGCTTGCTTTAGGTTTCTTTTCTATAAGAGAAAACACTAGTTACTAGTTACTACTTACTATGCTACTACAAGGTTTAACTGCCAAAAGTAAAATTTTGAATGAAAATAAAGAATTAAACCAACGGAGAATAATCTTTTACAGTTTAAAACCTATTTTTATATATCTGATCAAGTAACTAAGTGTACCAATAAGGAATTCAAGGTACACACCCTCAAGAAATAACTAAAGCTCAACTACTCACTTAACGAAAAAGTTGTATGTAAGTTACCCTCATGTAGAACAAGCTTTAAGGCTTCTAAAAAACCAACACTATAGGAGGAAACGGTAAAATCGAGAAGCCTAAATGCCCTCATATTGCATTAGAAAGAAAAGCATTTAATGTTTCTACCAATTTATTGAGATCCCATAAAATAATTCATGGAATAATCCCATGGACTTGCACCATTCAGAAGCCTAAATGCCCTTATCAAACTTTTGCACATTGAAAAGGTCGCATATCTGATACTAGTTTAAATTAAAAGGAATTAAATAAGAGGCTGCATTCATGTCCTAAGGGAAGAACTTTGAGATTAGCATGAATCTTCAGTTTTGATggatatattacatttatttgaaagaaagcTTAAGAAAATCATTAAGGGTCACCAATTAAGTAGAAAATAATGCAAAGAAAAGATACTTTTGTCTACAATATTCAATTAGAGGTCCTTCAAAAATCTCAACAGTTTGAAGATCCATCAGATCAAATCCTCAATTAGCCAATGACAGGATACATGCTCGATTCTGAAAATGTGGTAACAAGTGGCACGATAGATGGAAACTCTTTACTAAATATACCTTGAAAAGTAAAGCTGTACCAGCTCCTGAAGCAGCAAGTATACCTACAGCCATTACCGCATGAGTCCAGTGGAAATGAGAGAAATATCCCATTTTTGTCATGGTATTACTCTGTAAAGCTGATGCAGCCAGTGTTTGAGTAGTTGATGAAGATTTCATTTTATCATCTATCATCAAGACATCAAAGCAGCAATGTCACGAGAGGAACGATCAGAAGTGTTATTATGTTctcaaattagaaaaaaaaaatcaaaacccaACACGAAAGGTTCTTTCTAAAGAACATTATGATTCACCTTCATTTGCTGTTACTGGCTGTGTGCTAGAAACACTTGGAGAAGGATCCTGTCATTGCGAATGTTTTTGATGTACACCATAATTTTATCCTTACGTGCTTCAATAATAATTAAGCCAAGATCGAAGGTCAGACATCAGAAAATTGCCTACCGGAACTCGACGAAATGCTTCATCTATCTCCTCCTTTGTGAGCCCCTTCCTCTCGAGGAAAGAACGCCTATACATGACTGGAGATCCCCTAACTCTTGGATGTGAAAGAAACTTGATGGCATTTTGGACTTGATCCTCCCGAACTGGTTCCGAGTTTACAAATACAGAAGTTGGAGAGTCCCCTCTTGCAGCCTCAGGCTTGGAATCAAGATTATCTTTAGAAGCTGGTTGAGAAGCGGTTGCTGCAAAATCACAAACACTGAATACAATTAGTTATAAACATCATATGGCACATAAGAGCATTCTGAGAAGAAGAATTAGTAAAGAATTGGCTAAGGTGCAACACAACAAATAGATAGATAGtatagtcccacaagtggggtctagggcgGATAGAtagtatgcagaccttacccctatagtgaatgtagagaggttgtttccggtagaccctcggcaCGAGGAAAAATGAGAATAGAGCAGTAGCAACAACCAGAATGTACAAATAGATCTCCTTCCACGGATGAAAAAACTCACTTTTTTCTTGCAAGAGCTTTAAGAGCACACTATTGATACATGTCGTAACTTTTGTCATCCTACTTTTTCTGAAAAAAGATAGTTCTCTCCCTCTTTGCAAaacgaaaaaggaaaaatattctcCAAAGCAAGCTTGTAACTCCCTCTTTCCAAAACGAAAAAAATTGTTGGTCAAAGAAACTACATACACCATAAATGGATATGCAGATTGCAAACATTGAAATTCAGTCAATGGTATGCGTTCCTTCCTCCCCAGATGATGAACATATGATAAACTAAGTGGATTCCCTGTGAAGGGAGGAAATGTTTATTTCAGGCAGCATGTTTAAATGGGCTCAGAATTAGGAAGCTTTACTTTTGGGTAGGATAAAGCATATTGCTCTCTTCCACATATAAAATCTTCTTCTCTATGAACACAGTGTTGCAGCAAATGACCCTGTGTTGAGTATTAAGTGATTTCTGTTGTAGCAACGCTGCACCCTCCCTTTCAATAATTTTTAATAGGAGTACCATTACTTTACTCTTGTTGCTCGCAGATTTTGTCAACAGTGTTAGGAACTGATGGAGTAGTTTACTTATGATTGCCAGAGACCTCAGACCAGTAACCAAATTATCTAGTATCTCG belongs to Nicotiana tabacum cultivar K326 chromosome 6, ASM71507v2, whole genome shotgun sequence and includes:
- the LOC107818872 gene encoding peroxisomal membrane protein PEX14, encoding MATESDSSPNDNSKNQATASQPASKDNLDSKPEAARGDSPTSVFVNSEPVREDQVQNAIKFLSHPRVRGSPVMYRRSFLERKGLTKEEIDEAFRRVPDPSPSVSSTQPVTANEDDKMKSSSTTQTLAASALQSNTMTKMGYFSHFHWTHAVMAVGILAASGAGTALLFKHTIIPRFKSWIRKVVMEEEYEKGVVKGKPSLVEEAALAAKAAAAAAADVARASQEMLASKTEEKRYFEELTNLLNYQVREMKSMSSALQKLEGKSSTSGRRPAMEQDDRRILVSHSRQSYANGELDVDAHSVRSLSPPASVEPSVAPHPKSYMDIMAMIQRGEKPSNIRDINDQPPNPNPPVPEPRVGPKPKPWEIGQSQNSSGNLLQSQGSGDGSNYGYQNNPMNGDSSTPWWQRKNARITEIEAVNEQKFGSTAPLTEVRPVQRSWVPPQPPPVVMAEAAAAIRQPKKTLFQKEKLTDDELMARSSEISDDLQRITKISESGGLTEVNGSSSAQQLSEAPITNGDSILSS